A window of Mucilaginibacter paludis DSM 18603 contains these coding sequences:
- a CDS encoding transposase yields the protein MNIKSISLTVDQGLVRAVITTPANESDITHHLEDVVKKSGIDKGFRVRADKGYSIAGNREFLKSNGLKDGIMYKTVKNKSLTCHQQKFNKIVSQTPFKVERTFGGMIRWVKTGITRYLGKDKTHTQHLMESIAYNLYRSPGIVASNANIAIK from the coding sequence ATGAATATAAAAAGCATATCGCTAACTGTTGACCAGGGCCTTGTCCGGGCAGTTATTACCACTCCTGCCAATGAAAGCGACATTACTCATCATTTAGAAGATGTAGTAAAAAAGTCAGGGATTGATAAAGGTTTCAGAGTACGGGCGGATAAAGGATACAGCATCGCGGGCAATCGTGAGTTTCTCAAATCCAACGGGCTAAAAGATGGTATTATGTATAAAACGGTGAAAAATAAATCGCTTACCTGTCACCAGCAAAAGTTTAATAAAATTGTTAGTCAAACGCCGTTTAAAGTGGAGCGGACATTCGGAGGAATGATCCGGTGGGTCAAAACCGGGATAACACGGTACTTGGGAAAAGACAAAACACATACCCAACACCTGATGGAGTCAATAGCTTATAACTTATACCGCTCACCAGGTATAGTTGCGTCCAATGCTAATATAGCGATCAAATAA
- a CDS encoding IS4 family transposase: protein MAIFKDHNINVKQLLGFIPEALIANLSLTTKIDHYAKVLHGNKLFYLLLYGILDNDRLSQRTLEDTFNDSVFKILFNLDEDETIRRSSISERLSKVDPDYFKQIYECIYEQFAGYYTVTERNKYGLIRVDSSMVSETTSKLMEGIDNKSGKKAVKYSIAFDGILPSHSNVFTKPSYASEDIALPEAVMEHVKKETGHYNIYVLDRGLQSTRTMKAFTQRQVTFICRAKENRKFVELGSLMTAGQDMDLGESKLLRDCKVQLYAGTTINNKRGKQHIKHELVNSSFRLVVVQGKAEEGKEYWLLTNDFKLTAKEIAQAYRRRWDIEVFFRFLKQELNVSHLVSMNKNGMQVILYMTLIAAMMVLIYKKSNNVGYKTAKRRFAMEVRDLAIAMITVQCGGDPRLFFKT, encoded by the coding sequence ATGGCCATTTTTAAAGATCATAACATTAACGTAAAACAGCTTTTAGGCTTCATTCCCGAGGCCTTGATAGCAAATTTGTCGCTTACGACCAAGATCGATCATTACGCGAAGGTTCTGCACGGCAATAAGCTGTTTTATTTATTGCTCTACGGCATTTTGGACAATGACAGGCTTAGCCAGCGAACCCTTGAGGATACTTTCAATGACTCGGTGTTTAAGATCCTTTTTAACCTGGATGAAGATGAAACGATCCGTAGAAGTTCGATTTCGGAAAGGCTATCCAAAGTTGATCCGGACTATTTCAAGCAGATATATGAATGTATCTATGAGCAGTTTGCGGGATATTATACTGTAACAGAGAGGAATAAATACGGCCTGATCCGGGTAGATAGTTCAATGGTAAGTGAGACCACCAGCAAACTTATGGAGGGGATCGATAATAAAAGCGGGAAGAAGGCTGTCAAATATAGTATTGCTTTTGATGGGATCTTACCCAGCCATTCAAATGTATTCACAAAGCCAAGTTATGCCAGTGAAGATATTGCGTTACCTGAGGCGGTAATGGAACATGTGAAAAAAGAAACCGGACATTATAACATCTATGTATTGGACAGGGGCCTGCAATCAACCAGGACGATGAAAGCCTTTACCCAAAGGCAGGTCACATTCATCTGCCGGGCAAAGGAAAACAGAAAGTTTGTTGAATTAGGATCATTGATGACTGCAGGGCAGGATATGGATCTGGGCGAATCCAAACTGCTCAGGGATTGTAAAGTTCAGTTATATGCCGGTACTACGATCAATAACAAGCGTGGCAAACAACATATCAAACATGAGCTCGTGAACAGTTCTTTTCGCCTTGTTGTCGTGCAAGGTAAAGCAGAAGAAGGTAAAGAGTACTGGCTTTTGACCAATGATTTCAAACTCACCGCAAAAGAAATTGCACAAGCCTACCGGAGACGATGGGATATAGAAGTATTCTTTCGCTTCTTAAAACAGGAACTAAACGTAAGCCACCTCGTTTCAATGAACAAAAATGGGATGCAGGTAATATTGTATATGACACTTATCGCTGCCATGATGGTACTCATATACAAAAAATCCAATAACGTTGGCTACAAAACTGCTAAAAGGCGCTTTGCCATGGAAGTAAGAGACCTTGCTATTGCCATGATCACTGTCCAATGCGGCGGAGACCCCAGACTGTTTTTTAAAACATAA
- a CDS encoding RagB/SusD family nutrient uptake outer membrane protein, which produces MKSKYLLTYTIVLVLFATSCRKFLDQTPVSTPTDATTWQADGDANTGVAACYSLIRAAFNASIGYYAYGDLASGEFSNSDQPDFQKVIDFNLGAGVASTATDNPLLKLRLWTPFFTAVAQSNRAIAFITAMPTAVFNGTSDAEKLARKNKYLGEAYFTRAFCYFTMARIWGDVPLVLENTDATVAQQYARSPQGDVLKQAIVDVNLAIQYLDWKDNGSSDRVVRADKGAAYALLAHIDAWKGDYAGCNTACDAVINSGTYSLTAAASFMDIYKGQSPESIFEIAQNTLSEGYNANVSLTLASQTLTAPYLNGTVPVWHINNSYVTKLYTDTADVRLKKGFISVSSGATSFLECVKYTNIQTVNNNVTLKVALNNIVIFRLADIELLKAEALSSGPSGDYNTALSLINQVRRARNAKALTGLSGTAVIQAVTDERGRELFLEGHRTFDLIRLERITKDQQFDNVTPGEFAAGKTYWPIDPNLFLNNSKITQTPFWIGKVN; this is translated from the coding sequence ATGAAATCCAAATATCTTTTAACATACACTATAGTTTTGGTGCTATTTGCTACATCCTGTCGCAAGTTTCTTGACCAAACACCTGTGAGTACGCCTACTGATGCTACTACATGGCAAGCTGATGGCGATGCGAATACGGGGGTAGCAGCCTGCTATTCCCTTATAAGGGCAGCATTTAATGCTTCCATCGGATATTATGCTTACGGCGATCTGGCTTCGGGTGAATTCAGTAATTCCGATCAGCCCGATTTTCAAAAGGTTATCGACTTTAACCTTGGTGCGGGTGTAGCGTCTACCGCTACAGATAACCCATTGCTGAAATTGAGGTTATGGACTCCTTTTTTTACCGCCGTTGCGCAAAGTAACCGGGCAATCGCATTTATTACTGCCATGCCTACTGCCGTTTTTAACGGCACATCAGATGCAGAAAAATTAGCCAGGAAAAACAAGTATCTGGGCGAAGCTTATTTTACCAGGGCGTTTTGTTATTTTACAATGGCCAGAATTTGGGGCGATGTTCCGCTGGTACTGGAGAATACCGATGCTACCGTAGCGCAGCAATATGCACGGTCTCCCCAAGGTGATGTACTAAAGCAGGCCATTGTGGATGTTAACCTTGCCATCCAATACCTGGACTGGAAAGATAACGGATCGTCGGACCGTGTGGTACGTGCCGATAAAGGAGCGGCTTACGCCTTGCTGGCCCATATAGATGCTTGGAAAGGCGATTATGCCGGTTGCAATACAGCGTGTGATGCCGTTATTAACTCGGGTACTTACTCCTTAACAGCAGCGGCATCCTTCATGGACATTTACAAAGGTCAATCGCCGGAAAGTATTTTTGAAATTGCGCAAAACACCTTGTCAGAAGGGTATAACGCAAACGTGTCTCTTACCCTTGCATCCCAAACACTTACAGCACCCTATTTAAATGGGACTGTACCGGTTTGGCACATAAACAATAGTTATGTAACTAAATTGTATACTGATACTGCTGATGTAAGGTTAAAAAAAGGATTTATTTCTGTTTCAAGCGGTGCTACATCTTTTTTGGAATGTGTAAAGTACACCAATATTCAGACGGTGAATAACAACGTTACCTTAAAGGTTGCCCTTAACAACATTGTTATATTCAGGCTGGCTGATATCGAATTATTAAAGGCAGAAGCGCTGAGTTCAGGGCCATCTGGAGACTACAATACCGCGCTATCCTTAATCAATCAAGTACGCCGTGCCAGGAATGCCAAGGCACTGACAGGACTTTCGGGCACGGCAGTTATCCAGGCTGTAACAGATGAGCGGGGCCGCGAACTATTCCTGGAGGGTCACCGCACATTCGATTTGATTCGGCTGGAACGGATAACAAAAGATCAACAGTTTGATAACGTGACCCCAGGTGAATTTGCTGCCGGCAAAACTTATTGGCCAATAGATCCCAACTTGTTCCTGAATAATTCCAAGATCACCCAAACCCCATTCTGGATTGGAAAAGTTAATTGA
- a CDS encoding SusC/RagA family TonB-linked outer membrane protein, translating into MGKRILFLMLCYLFSTYMITARAQTNSTVTGLVKDNEGKVVPGATVAEKGIPANGTTTDLNGKFQLTLKGTSNTITVGLIGFRRQEIKVEGKPLMVVLQVQENSLSDVVVVGYQKQSRREVTAAISSLSGKDIANIPQASFDQTLQGRLAGVSVLSSTGELGSKPSIVIRGSANIDFGNANGGNTGPLYVIDGIIFDVNAMGSAYGNNNPLSLINPNDIESIDVLKDASAAAIYGARAGNGVIIVKTKSAKQGKPQVTVSAYVGSVTKPNFIKVSTGAAERSLKLALLQQLTYGDRQLGTIPLAITDSLNAAFNNDVDWQGLLVRQQALVNSQDVAISAITGSTSYRISINHYNEQGVLHGYGLEKFSPHLNLTIKPLKGMELTADLLMSSQRQQHGVGGAGANLFGAWNFPTSFTPLTQAQYDVYTGKKHYYDDDRAFSIIGSLQLKQQITSDLVFNSTYGSTNYTNKYGYFSPVELNGTLNTAYDIYASNPSWSFENFLQYNKRIGKHNFLMAAGASLYSYENYYNYASAAGITVSGISTVQTVPAGTNLNASTSYQRKTTESYYARVNYDYAGKYLLTASIRRDASSIYSPTYRWATFPAVAAGWIASDESFFEPLKKAVSFFKIRASYGITGKDPGQWYSKYQSLFNDASYFAGTNGTINNFGGLGGNATTYNGTSVISPFAYGNNFLNYGTKASSTVRWERDPQLDFGADLELFNGRVNLTVDWYRKDSKDVFFYNVPAQATSGYQYQSGNYVDLRNQGLEFATNFNVLGPKSPFQWNFNFNISFNKNLVTKLPNNNRDFLFDVPWFYKTLTLGKPIFSYRVFHTNGVYATDAEVPIDPTTGLKETANGVPLKAGDPRYVDVNGDYNINNDDKYDGGNPNPKYTGGFGSTFRYKRVSLSFFASYVFGRKILNGALSDALNGSKYPGSYGTTAGAATYVSLLNQFWQNPGDQTRYARLVYSNADAKVKDPWNIGNEYFVEDGSFVKLKNVTLGYDLPDRWTKKLGMTRFNLYVMGDNLAMWKKAKSIADPELVDPTTGSANVIYPTAAKFTLGLNIGF; encoded by the coding sequence ATGGGAAAACGTATACTCTTCCTTATGTTATGCTATTTATTCAGCACCTACATGATTACCGCCCGGGCGCAAACAAATAGTACAGTTACCGGCCTGGTTAAAGATAATGAGGGCAAGGTAGTACCCGGAGCCACCGTGGCGGAAAAAGGCATACCTGCCAATGGCACTACTACAGACCTCAATGGAAAATTTCAGCTTACCTTAAAAGGTACTTCAAATACTATAACCGTTGGCCTGATAGGTTTCAGGCGACAGGAGATTAAAGTCGAAGGCAAACCATTAATGGTAGTCCTACAGGTGCAGGAAAATTCCCTGTCAGACGTTGTTGTGGTTGGTTACCAAAAACAAAGTAGACGAGAAGTCACCGCAGCTATTTCTTCATTAAGCGGAAAAGATATTGCCAATATCCCACAGGCAAGTTTTGACCAAACACTTCAGGGGCGTTTGGCAGGTGTGAGTGTTTTGTCAAGCACAGGCGAATTGGGTTCAAAGCCTTCTATCGTTATCCGCGGATCGGCCAATATTGATTTTGGAAATGCAAATGGCGGTAACACAGGGCCTTTATACGTGATCGATGGGATTATTTTCGATGTCAACGCTATGGGTAGTGCTTATGGTAATAACAATCCGCTGTCCCTGATAAATCCTAACGACATTGAATCAATAGATGTGTTGAAAGATGCTTCTGCGGCGGCTATTTATGGTGCCCGCGCTGGTAATGGTGTAATTATCGTTAAAACAAAATCAGCTAAACAAGGAAAGCCACAGGTTACCGTATCTGCTTATGTAGGATCGGTGACCAAACCCAATTTTATAAAAGTAAGCACAGGCGCGGCAGAAAGATCACTTAAATTGGCTTTGTTGCAACAACTTACTTACGGCGACAGGCAATTGGGCACCATTCCACTGGCTATTACCGATAGCTTGAACGCTGCCTTTAATAATGATGTGGATTGGCAAGGATTGCTTGTTAGGCAACAAGCACTGGTAAACAGTCAGGATGTGGCTATATCGGCAATTACCGGATCAACATCTTACAGGATATCTATTAACCATTATAATGAACAGGGGGTGTTACATGGTTACGGGCTGGAAAAGTTTTCTCCTCATTTAAACCTTACAATTAAACCCTTAAAAGGCATGGAACTAACTGCCGATCTGCTAATGTCTTCCCAGCGCCAGCAACATGGAGTTGGCGGAGCTGGAGCTAATCTTTTTGGCGCGTGGAATTTCCCAACTTCGTTTACGCCATTAACCCAGGCTCAGTACGATGTTTATACCGGGAAAAAACATTATTACGATGACGACAGGGCATTTTCAATTATCGGTTCTTTGCAATTGAAACAACAAATCACCTCAGACCTGGTTTTTAACAGTACCTACGGATCAACAAATTATACCAATAAGTATGGTTATTTTTCGCCGGTTGAGTTAAACGGAACACTAAATACAGCTTATGACATTTATGCCAGCAATCCGTCGTGGTCATTTGAAAACTTCCTGCAATACAACAAAAGGATTGGTAAGCACAACTTTCTGATGGCTGCGGGAGCGTCACTTTACAGCTATGAAAATTATTACAACTATGCGTCTGCAGCAGGTATCACCGTTTCCGGCATTAGTACGGTACAAACCGTGCCGGCTGGGACGAATCTGAATGCTTCTACCTCATATCAGCGCAAAACAACAGAGTCTTATTATGCCCGCGTTAATTATGATTATGCCGGCAAATACCTGTTAACTGCAAGCATACGCAGGGATGCAAGTTCTATTTACAGCCCGACATATCGTTGGGCAACGTTTCCGGCAGTTGCGGCTGGCTGGATAGCTTCGGATGAATCGTTTTTTGAACCTCTCAAAAAAGCAGTTAGCTTCTTTAAAATTCGTGCCAGCTACGGTATAACAGGTAAAGATCCTGGCCAATGGTATTCTAAGTACCAGTCACTTTTTAACGATGCCAGTTATTTTGCAGGAACCAACGGGACCATAAATAACTTCGGAGGACTGGGTGGAAACGCCACTACATATAATGGCACAAGTGTGATATCTCCTTTTGCATACGGTAATAACTTTTTAAATTACGGAACAAAAGCAAGTTCTACAGTTAGATGGGAAAGAGATCCTCAACTTGATTTTGGGGCGGACTTAGAGCTTTTTAACGGCAGGGTAAACCTGACCGTAGACTGGTATCGTAAAGACTCTAAAGACGTTTTCTTTTATAATGTTCCTGCCCAGGCTACCAGCGGCTACCAATATCAATCTGGTAACTATGTCGATCTGCGTAATCAGGGTCTGGAGTTTGCCACCAATTTCAACGTATTAGGACCCAAATCGCCTTTTCAGTGGAATTTCAACTTCAATATTTCTTTCAATAAAAACCTGGTGACCAAATTGCCAAATAATAACCGCGATTTTTTGTTTGATGTTCCTTGGTTCTATAAAACCTTAACATTAGGTAAGCCGATATTCAGCTACCGGGTATTTCATACTAATGGCGTTTATGCTACAGATGCGGAAGTTCCTATTGACCCCACTACCGGTCTGAAAGAAACGGCTAACGGGGTGCCGTTGAAGGCCGGCGATCCACGGTATGTGGATGTAAACGGCGATTACAACATCAACAATGATGATAAATATGATGGAGGTAATCCCAATCCCAAATATACGGGTGGGTTCGGCAGCACATTCCGATATAAACGGGTTTCTTTAAGCTTCTTTGCTTCTTATGTTTTTGGCAGAAAAATATTAAACGGAGCGCTTTCTGATGCTTTAAACGGCAGCAAATACCCCGGAAGTTATGGTACAACTGCAGGAGCAGCCACGTATGTAAGTTTGCTTAACCAGTTTTGGCAAAATCCCGGCGATCAAACGAGGTACGCCAGATTGGTTTACAGCAATGCAGATGCTAAAGTCAAAGACCCATGGAATATTGGAAATGAATATTTTGTGGAGGACGGCAGTTTTGTAAAACTTAAAAACGTGACTTTAGGATATGATCTGCCGGATAGGTGGACAAAAAAGCTGGGTATGACGAGATTTAACCTATACGTGATGGGTGATAACCTGGCGATGTGGAAGAAAGCAAAAAGTATTGCCGATCCGGAATTGGTAGATCCTACAACCGGTTCTGCAAATGTCATATACCCAACAGCGGCAAAGTTTACGCTTGGTCTCAATATAGGTTTTTAA
- a CDS encoding IS3 family transposase, whose protein sequence is MKKSHGLSQGKRSPRTHEWAKAIEELRPEHDVSILLDCKQMARSVFYYHRKRLNDDKYKHEKEEIASIYHLHKGRYGYRRVTAEMKNRGYSINHKTVQKLMGTLGLKCNIRKVSYRSYKGEVGKIAPNVLERDFEANLPNQKWATDVTQMNIKGEKIYLSPIIDMFNGEVISYSISKSPNMQMIDEMLYEAFDKVKDIRGLIFHSDQGWQYQHYGYRKALEKHGIIQSMSRKGNCLDNALAESFFGILKTELLYKQSFETAEEFITSLKEYIHYYNNERIKNRLNGKSPVEYRALVQKT, encoded by the coding sequence ATTAAAAAAAGTCACGGCCTTAGTCAAGGAAAAAGAAGCCCGCGAACGCATGAGTGGGCAAAAGCCATCGAAGAACTAAGGCCCGAACATGATGTTTCAATTCTATTGGATTGCAAACAGATGGCTCGTTCTGTATTTTATTATCATCGCAAGCGCCTAAATGATGATAAATACAAGCATGAAAAAGAAGAGATCGCAAGTATATACCACTTGCATAAAGGCAGATATGGTTATCGGCGGGTCACCGCCGAAATGAAGAACCGGGGTTATAGCATAAATCACAAGACTGTCCAAAAATTGATGGGAACATTAGGCCTAAAATGCAATATCAGGAAAGTAAGTTATCGCTCATACAAAGGTGAGGTTGGTAAAATTGCCCCTAATGTACTTGAAAGGGATTTTGAGGCAAATCTGCCTAATCAGAAATGGGCTACGGATGTCACTCAGATGAACATTAAAGGGGAGAAGATCTATTTATCTCCTATAATTGACATGTTCAACGGGGAAGTCATTTCTTATAGTATTTCAAAATCTCCAAATATGCAGATGATAGATGAAATGTTATATGAGGCTTTTGATAAAGTGAAAGATATAAGGGGACTTATTTTTCACTCTGACCAAGGGTGGCAATATCAACATTATGGATATAGAAAGGCTTTGGAAAAACATGGAATTATTCAAAGCATGTCCAGAAAGGGAAACTGCTTGGATAATGCCTTGGCCGAAAGCTTCTTTGGGATCTTAAAGACAGAATTACTGTACAAACAGAGCTTTGAAACTGCGGAAGAATTTATAACTTCGTTAAAAGAATACATTCATTACTATAACAATGAAAGAATAAAAAACAGGTTAAATGGAAAGAGCCCGGTGGAATACCGAGCTCTCGTACAAAAAACTTAA
- a CDS encoding family 43 glycosylhydrolase, with protein MFRFFLKLIITLGFSVTSLTAFCQKNTATLPGNGNPLIPGYFADPTVRKFGDTFYIYATTDGNGGGHGPSQVWISKDFVNWKMKDMNWPTSNYYWAPDVINGNDHKYYMYYCQPVDIYGASATSPTGPWTPLLPDGKSMIPNYFIPGVITLDGQTFKDDDGKIYMFWGTWGTYPDHGCGVGLLNPDMHTFSKKAKIPNTIAKDFFEAPFMFKRKGIYYLTYSSGFCENETYRVQYAISKTGPMGPFVFGKNNPVLSTNSDSTVHGPGHESVIQIGNDFYMVYHRHNNPHSNGGYHRQVCADKITFDAEGNIEKLIPTHTGVGLLGKSTVRAINLAYKKTATASSFYNDDYRPSFATDDNNGTLWRPAHNDGTAAWLKIDLGEVKTIKQVLTQFEYATWYYQYKIEISADGLKWDLFADKTHNQQHGSPMIDNGDVKARYVRLMITGTEYPGLFKSIWNVKIYSDRAIQDEAGQLTVTGQVDSTRQKGLLVSFDADSLQKGQSVPEFSNKGVLGGTFVAGGKAPYVDIIKGKKALVFNGSQNFESTIQVPRILCGNNSYTVAYTIYSSELLNENPVLSWTAGESEHRGAIFGYGKNRDFGVAQHFGVSDLPFGAMPSSAAWHQIVITYDGVFEKVFVDGVLNNKENKMLFMQPANKIFFGSKTNKTLFLNAAVSSLKVYDISLPDSLVSKSFNIKSHDDIPVSLDADKLSYGKLTEWENNGSLGGKFAALGDVKPIVKDICGKIAVAFFGSDNLDFYKVNKDTTNNHSLIASVFLPDPVKYNSNQRDKNNLESWAVDHENSAGKWHLLVRTKKGGKVTDFMDGAKVIANIQFDNIFKTLFSKTSGGNGFKGAVSTLICLAQSLTPGEVAQITAIWFKNFHPVTLKTPDFVIPPHAVSPTLIEMTAAAHTAEKEDLQYYFQDEKTSAKAGAWSSDSHYTDFKAVPDHIYSYRFKVRDNFGNVSRFSAARTVSTSQAQFEVTNFDFSRQADTSNIASGNSNWSGVVGAQQAGANDNIYVADQLLTLKSKGSNWDGNLPYGPFIYKTIAGDFIAETEVADLSGYKERTVKGNNDVGLMARKAITLASENTPEALLQNSLFPAWNCGNLFTNFQSGQRMQTNTQGGWNFGRYLQIQRSGNIFSIRFSADGKIWNDIPGSPIKRDDLNGFPLQVGLFQSTYGPQEGFGTFRSFKITQEKKASAK; from the coding sequence ATGTTTCGTTTTTTTTTAAAGTTAATAATCACGCTTGGTTTCAGTGTTACTTCGCTCACAGCTTTTTGCCAGAAAAACACTGCGACCTTACCAGGTAATGGGAATCCCCTTATACCTGGATACTTTGCAGATCCTACAGTAAGAAAATTCGGTGATACATTTTACATCTACGCAACAACAGATGGCAATGGCGGCGGGCATGGTCCTTCACAGGTGTGGATATCCAAAGACTTTGTTAACTGGAAAATGAAGGACATGAATTGGCCTACATCCAATTATTATTGGGCCCCCGATGTTATCAACGGAAACGACCATAAATACTATATGTACTATTGCCAGCCGGTTGATATTTATGGTGCATCTGCAACATCACCAACCGGCCCATGGACACCTTTGCTTCCCGATGGAAAATCAATGATCCCCAACTACTTTATCCCCGGTGTTATTACACTGGACGGGCAAACGTTTAAGGACGACGATGGAAAGATTTATATGTTTTGGGGTACCTGGGGCACCTATCCTGATCACGGTTGTGGTGTTGGGCTCCTGAACCCGGATATGCACACTTTTTCAAAAAAAGCTAAAATTCCAAATACCATTGCCAAAGATTTTTTTGAAGCGCCCTTCATGTTTAAAAGAAAGGGCATTTACTACCTAACCTATTCGTCTGGGTTTTGCGAGAATGAAACCTACCGTGTTCAATATGCCATAAGCAAAACAGGGCCGATGGGACCCTTTGTTTTCGGTAAAAACAACCCTGTTTTAAGTACCAATAGCGACAGTACGGTACATGGCCCCGGCCATGAGTCAGTAATCCAGATTGGCAACGATTTTTATATGGTATATCACCGGCATAATAACCCGCACTCCAACGGGGGATACCACAGGCAGGTTTGCGCAGATAAGATTACTTTTGATGCCGAAGGAAATATTGAAAAGCTTATTCCTACCCATACAGGTGTTGGCTTGCTGGGTAAAAGTACCGTAAGGGCCATAAATCTGGCTTATAAAAAAACTGCTACAGCATCGTCTTTTTACAATGATGATTACCGGCCTTCATTTGCCACGGATGATAATAACGGCACTCTTTGGAGGCCTGCTCATAACGATGGCACGGCAGCGTGGCTGAAAATTGATTTGGGGGAGGTTAAAACAATAAAACAGGTGCTTACACAATTTGAGTATGCTACCTGGTATTATCAATATAAAATAGAAATATCTGCCGATGGCCTTAAATGGGATTTGTTTGCCGATAAAACACATAATCAGCAGCATGGATCGCCGATGATTGACAATGGAGATGTTAAAGCCAGGTATGTAAGGTTAATGATAACGGGAACTGAGTACCCCGGCCTGTTCAAATCTATTTGGAACGTAAAAATTTATAGCGATAGGGCAATACAGGACGAAGCTGGGCAACTAACAGTAACCGGACAGGTGGATTCTACCCGGCAAAAAGGACTTTTAGTGAGCTTTGATGCAGATAGTTTACAAAAGGGCCAATCCGTTCCTGAATTTAGTAATAAGGGAGTATTGGGCGGAACATTTGTTGCCGGGGGGAAGGCTCCTTATGTAGATATAATCAAAGGGAAAAAGGCCTTGGTATTTAATGGCAGCCAAAACTTCGAATCTACTATACAAGTTCCACGCATTTTATGCGGCAATAATAGTTATACGGTTGCATATACTATTTATAGTTCTGAACTGTTAAACGAAAACCCGGTTTTAAGTTGGACAGCAGGCGAATCTGAACACCGAGGCGCTATTTTTGGATATGGTAAAAACAGAGATTTTGGCGTAGCCCAGCACTTTGGCGTTTCTGATTTGCCATTTGGAGCAATGCCATCATCAGCGGCCTGGCATCAAATTGTAATTACATATGACGGCGTGTTTGAAAAGGTATTTGTTGATGGCGTTTTAAATAATAAAGAGAATAAAATGTTATTTATGCAGCCTGCAAATAAGATTTTTTTTGGCTCCAAAACCAATAAAACGTTATTTCTGAATGCGGCAGTATCCTCTTTAAAGGTTTATGATATTTCGCTTCCCGATTCTCTCGTTAGCAAGTCTTTTAATATCAAAAGTCATGATGATATCCCTGTATCGCTTGATGCCGATAAACTAAGCTATGGCAAACTTACCGAATGGGAAAATAATGGAAGCCTTGGCGGAAAATTCGCAGCCCTTGGCGATGTCAAGCCTATAGTTAAAGATATTTGCGGGAAGATTGCCGTGGCGTTTTTCGGATCCGATAATTTAGATTTTTACAAAGTAAATAAAGATACAACTAATAATCATAGCTTAATAGCAAGTGTTTTTTTGCCTGATCCTGTAAAATATAACAGCAACCAACGTGACAAAAATAATTTAGAAAGTTGGGCGGTTGATCACGAAAATAGTGCAGGTAAGTGGCATTTGCTGGTCAGAACAAAAAAAGGTGGCAAGGTTACCGATTTTATGGACGGTGCTAAAGTAATAGCGAATATTCAATTCGATAACATTTTTAAAACCTTGTTTTCTAAAACCAGCGGAGGCAATGGCTTTAAAGGTGCTGTCAGTACTCTTATTTGCCTTGCTCAATCGCTAACGCCGGGCGAAGTTGCGCAGATAACAGCTATCTGGTTTAAAAACTTTCACCCGGTTACTTTGAAAACGCCCGATTTTGTTATACCTCCACATGCGGTATCGCCTACGCTGATTGAGATGACTGCCGCCGCTCATACTGCTGAAAAAGAAGATTTGCAATATTATTTCCAGGACGAAAAAACGAGCGCAAAGGCCGGGGCATGGAGCAGCGATTCGCATTATACAGATTTTAAAGCGGTTCCCGATCATATTTACTCTTATCGCTTCAAGGTTAGGGACAATTTTGGTAATGTTTCCAGGTTTTCTGCTGCCCGCACGGTGAGTACTTCGCAGGCACAGTTTGAGGTAACGAACTTTGATTTTTCAAGGCAAGCTGATACGTCAAATATCGCTTCCGGCAATAGCAACTGGAGCGGCGTGGTGGGCGCGCAGCAGGCAGGGGCAAATGACAACATCTATGTTGCTGATCAGTTGCTTACACTGAAGTCGAAAGGATCAAACTGGGACGGTAACCTGCCTTATGGGCCATTTATTTATAAAACGATAGCCGGTGATTTTATAGCCGAAACCGAGGTTGCAGACCTGAGCGGATATAAGGAACGAACTGTAAAAGGCAACAACGATGTAGGGTTAATGGCGCGCAAAGCGATTACATTGGCAAGCGAAAACACGCCGGAGGCCCTGTTACAAAACAGCTTATTCCCCGCCTGGAATTGTGGTAACCTTTTTACCAATTTTCAATCGGGGCAACGGATGCAAACCAATACTCAGGGCGGCTGGAACTTTGGCAGGTATTTACAGATCCAAAGGTCTGGGAACATATTCTCTATCAGGTTTAGTGCCGATGGTAAAATTTGGAATGATATTCCAGGAAGCCCCATAAAGCGAGACGACCTCAACGGCTTTCCCTTACAGGTTGGGCTATTTCAAAGTACCTATGGCCCTCAGGAAGGTTTTGGAACTTTTAGAAGTTTTAAAATTACACAGGAAAAAAAAGCGAGTGCTAAATAA